GGTGGAAATCAGCATGGTGGTTTTCAGCAGATTACTGGTCCTGGCTCCCCAGGCCGTACGGTTTCCGATAACGTCATTCCATGTCGAGCCGTTATCACTGGAAAGCTGAAGCTTCAGGTTAAGGAAGCATCCCCTTTGCGGGGTGCCGATGGTAGTACGGTTCGGATTGTAATTGATATAGGAGGAAACTTCATACAGCCCGGTGATATTAATCTTGAAATTATTGCCGGATTTTGAAGCTATACCTCCTGAATTGATGGCAATGTCAGAATCGGCAAACGTTATCGGTATGCCTCCGTTGGCAGCACTCGTAGCATTAATTGCAGCATAGGTAAAAGACTGGGCTGAATTGGCATTCAGGCTGATCACCCTGTTATTGATAAAGGTCTGCAGTACCGTGGTCAGCCCGAAATCGATCCATTCTGTCCCGTTCCAGTGGTAAAATCGGTTGCTGAATACCTGATTGGGGAAAGTTCCGGCGTTTGCCAGGTTAAACACCAGCAGCCCGATGGCCGGTGAAGGAATTGTCTGTACATCACGCGAACCCAAGAGGTTTACTCTCGGGCCCAGGAAGCCTTTTTTATTGCCGGAAGGCAGGCTGGATGCGTCTATGTCCAGTACAGCTGACGGATGGGGCTTAGAGGTTTGTATCCCTACCTGGGATTTGCAGCAGTACGACGCAAGAAATAAGATAGATAAAAATAACTTACTCATGGAAGAAAATTGTATGCATTAAAATCTTTGCGAAAATACAATTATTTATGCAGATGACCCCTCACTTTTAATAAAGCGGGGTGAAAATCATATCATTTTTAATAAGATGCTATACCACATATAATCAAGGGTAATCTATTGGCTTGATGTGGAATTGGATTGAGTGTGTTGTAAATCAGTTATTTGTAATTTATTACATAGCTGCTTATCAGCGTGCTTAAAACAAAAATCCCCCGTATGGTAAGACGAGGGGGCTTAAATGTTTTCACAACGGAATAATCCTTATTGTGAATTGCTTTCAAAATTATAATTCAAATATAGGATAATTTTTTATTCTGTCAACTGTGGTTTCCCGTAATTTTTATAATAAAGAATTTTTATACATTTAAGAATTAAAAAAACTGAAATTATGAAAACGATATTAGGACTGGACCTGGGAACCAATTCTATTGGCTGGGCACTCGTTGAAATAGACCAAGACAGTAAAACCTTGAGAATAATAGCGCTAGGCTCTCGTATTATTCCGATGGACGGACAAGAGTTTTCAAAATTTAATGCAGGACAAAAAATAGAAAGTGCTGCTGGTAATAGAACAACTTTGCGTCGTGCAAGAATTACTAAAGAACGTTATCTGCTTAGAAGAGATCGTTTACACTTAGTATTAAATTTATTAGAAGCATTACCTGGACATTATAAAATTGAAATTGATTTTGAAAAGGATGGTAAAAAATGTGGGCAGTTCAAAGATGGAAAAGAACCTAAAATAGCATATTTGCCGACCAGAAATTTAGAGAATAGATATGATTTCTATTTTGAAGAAGCTTTTAATGAAATGATTAAAGATTTACAAAAAGTGAATCCTGAAATTAAAAATGAAAAGAAAAAGCGTGTTCCTAAAGACTGGACAATCTATTTTCTGAGAAATAAAGCAATGTCTGAACGAATTTCATTAGAAGAATTGGCTTGGGTTTTATTAAGTTATAATCAGAAAAGAGGAACAGATTTAGACGAAATAGAAAATGAGGATGAAAAATCTGATGAAATAAAAGAACAGCTCGACTTAAAAGTTATAAAAGTTGAACAGAATAATGATGTAAATGGAGATTTCTTTGAAATTATATTAAATGATGCTGAGAATTTTAAATACAAAGAATACACAACTGAACAATTGACTTTTAAGGACGATGTTAAAGAGGTTACGAAAATCTTAAAATTAGATGACGCAGGTAATATAATTAATGAAAAAACAACTTACCATATAAGTGATTTATATAATTTGACGCTTGCTAACATCAAGCATACTGATATTGATGATAAAAAAGCTAAGCACAAATACGACTTTATCTACACAAATGGTTGGAAGACCGAAAAGAAAAAAGAAAAGTTTGATGTAACGTATCAGAAATTAGAAAAGCAAATTAAGGAAGAATCCAAAGTTATTACAGAATTATTTGTTATTTCAAATAAATACGATTTCACTGGAAAACCAGAATCCATCGTTCCTAATATAAAATTACCGGATTTCAATAGTGAAGGAAGTAAAGACTGGACTTTGCTTAAAAAGAAAACAGAGAAAGATGTCATTTCTTATAATATTGCAAATGGGTTTCTCAATAAGGATGGAAGTGCAAAGCATTTCATATCGCCGAAGATTTATGATGTATTAAAAAATGATGCAAAAACAGGAGAAAGAACCAGAATCATCGGAGGCCTTTTTCAAACGATTGACAGAAAGTTTTATCGGGAAGAATTGTATCAAATAATTAATACGCAAAGAAAATTCCATACATCAACTTTAGATAACAAAGATACTTTTGAAAAATGCGTAAAACTGCTTTATCCACACAATGAAGAGCATTCCAAAGCTTTGATGGAAAATAAACAAGCGTTAACCAATTTATTGGTTGAAGATATTTTATTATATCAACGACCGTTAAAATCAAAAAGGTCTGAAGTTTCTGATTGTAAATATGAAATTGATTATTGGAAAGAAGACGTGAATATTTCAACAGGCGAGATTATCGAAATTCCTGTTTATAAAAAAGCTGTTTCAGCTTCACATCCTTTGTTTCAGGAGTTTAGAATTTGGGATAAAATACACAATATCAGATTGATTCAATTGGAATCTGAAGATGCTCAAGGGAATTCTAAAACGAACGTAGATATTACTTCTCAGTATTTTAAACCTGAAAACTATCAAGCTTTATTCAATCATTTCAATAGTAGGTCAACAGTGGGTATAGATGATTTTTTAACATTTTGCAAGGAACAGTTTAAGCTAGATATTGGTAAAAGAGGAGAAAGAAAAATTCTATGGAATTATCCGGTAGAAGAAGAGTTTAAAGGAAACGAAACGAGAAAAAATTTTGAAATTAGATTTAAACGATGCGGATTTGAAGATTTTAATAGGTTTATGACTCAGCAAAAAGAAATTGAGTTATGGCATTATTTATATTCTGTAACTTTTGCTGAAAGGAAAAAAGTCAGTCAGGTCAAAGATGATTCCAATCCAAAATTTGGAAAAACAGGTATCTGCAACTTTTTTAATAAATATTTTAAAAATGAAAATATTGCACCAGAAGTTTTAGAAAAATTATGTCGGGATTTTGAAAACTATCCAAAGTTTGCGTCTAAATATGCTTCTTATTCTATAAAAGCGTTAAATAAAATCCTGTCCGTGATGCGTGTTGGAGAAAATTTCTTGACTTCTAGGGCAATGAGTGAAAAATGGCAAGAAAAGTATATCGATAGAGCTGATACAATTCTCAAAAAAAATAAAGAAATAGATTGGTCTGCAGAAGATATTGATTTAAGAAATGTTGTATTAAATGATGTAAATATGAGAACCGGAGAAATTCCTTTTCCTAAAGGTCTTTTTAATACGTTTAAAAACTTTGAATCAGTTGATAATTTTCAATTTTTGAATTTAACACAGGCTTCTTATTTTGTTTACGGAAGACATTCTGAATTGGCACAAGCAAAATATTGGAACAGTCCCGATAAAATAAGAGAGGAAATAACGAAAGAATTGAAACATCATTCTTTAAATAATCCAACTGCCGAAAAAGTATTGAAAGAAACCCTGAAAGTTGTTGCTGATATTTGGGAAATCCATGGAAATTCAGAAGAAAAATTCTTTAATGAAATTCATTTGGAAGTCGCAAGAGAATTACAGAAATCCAATCAGGAAAAGAAAGATATTGTAGAGCGTCAAAAAAATAGCAGAGCTGAAAATAACAGGCTGAGGAATATTTTGGAAGAATTTTTAAGTAGTTCTTCCTACAAGGCAAAAAGAGGAAACCAAGATCATTTTGAACGATTAAAAATTGTAGAAGATGGAGCTAAAATAAGAAGTTATTTGGAGAAAGATTTTTATTTAAATAACAAAGATAAGTTCAGTAAAACCGATATTGAAACAATTCTCAAAAAGACAAAAATAACAAAAACCGATTTTGAAAAATACAAACTTTGGATTGAACAAGGATACAAATCGCCCTATACTGGTAATTTAATCAATTTGACTGATTTGTTTGACGGCAACAAATATAATATTGACCATATATTTTCCAGAGCTGCTATTACGAACGATTCGCTAAACAATAAAGTGGTTTGTGAAGCTGTAATTAATAGGTTTAAATCGCATAGAACAGGAAGGGAGTTTATTGCGCAATTTGGTGGAAAGGCACATACTGTTTTTGACGAAAAATTAAATAAAAATGTAATGTTTAATCTTATTGATGAAGATGCTTACGTGAGTTTGGTAAAATCTCAATTTAAAGATTCTAAAAAATTAATTCTTCTCTCAAAAGATGTTCCGAAAGGATTTACCGAAAGCCAGCTTAACAATACTAAATATATTGCCAGAAAAGCAATGGAGCTATTAAGTCATATTGTAAGAGAAGATGGCGAAGTAGAATTTAGGTCAAGGAATGTACTTCCTGTATCCGGTGCTGTTACCGATAGACTTAAAAAAGAATGGAAAATAAATCAAATCTGGACAGAACTCTTAAAACCAAGATTTGAAAGGCTTAATAAAATCCATAACTCACAAGATTTTGGAAACTACAGCATTTCTAAAAGCGGACACCAATATTTCGATATTAATATCAAGAATATTTTAGAGAAAAATGACAAGTTTGATTTAAAGAGATTAGACCATCGCCATCACGCTTTAGATGCTTTAATTATTGCTTTGTGTACTGAAAATCACGTTCAGTATTTCAACAACATCAATTCTGGAATTACAAATAAGAAGAAAGAAAAGATGGAGGCGATAAAAAAGCAAAGGGCAGGAATCAAAAGGCAAATAATGTACAGCGAAAAAGACAAAGAAAACCCGAATGAAAAAGTTTGGAGATATATGTTGCCTGGTTCATTTAGGAAAAAAGAAGCCTTGAATAACGAAAAGGATTCTGTAGTTGATATTTTATGGACAAATAATTATTCTGCTAATGAAAGTAAAGATTATAAAAATATAATTCTGG
The sequence above is a segment of the Chryseobacterium sp. JJR-5R genome. Coding sequences within it:
- the cas9 gene encoding type II CRISPR RNA-guided endonuclease Cas9 (Cas9, originally named Csn1, is the large, multifunctional signature protein of type II CRISPR/Cas systems. It is well known even to general audiences because its RNA-guided endonuclease activity has made it a popular tool for custom editing of eukaryotic genomes.), which produces MKTILGLDLGTNSIGWALVEIDQDSKTLRIIALGSRIIPMDGQEFSKFNAGQKIESAAGNRTTLRRARITKERYLLRRDRLHLVLNLLEALPGHYKIEIDFEKDGKKCGQFKDGKEPKIAYLPTRNLENRYDFYFEEAFNEMIKDLQKVNPEIKNEKKKRVPKDWTIYFLRNKAMSERISLEELAWVLLSYNQKRGTDLDEIENEDEKSDEIKEQLDLKVIKVEQNNDVNGDFFEIILNDAENFKYKEYTTEQLTFKDDVKEVTKILKLDDAGNIINEKTTYHISDLYNLTLANIKHTDIDDKKAKHKYDFIYTNGWKTEKKKEKFDVTYQKLEKQIKEESKVITELFVISNKYDFTGKPESIVPNIKLPDFNSEGSKDWTLLKKKTEKDVISYNIANGFLNKDGSAKHFISPKIYDVLKNDAKTGERTRIIGGLFQTIDRKFYREELYQIINTQRKFHTSTLDNKDTFEKCVKLLYPHNEEHSKALMENKQALTNLLVEDILLYQRPLKSKRSEVSDCKYEIDYWKEDVNISTGEIIEIPVYKKAVSASHPLFQEFRIWDKIHNIRLIQLESEDAQGNSKTNVDITSQYFKPENYQALFNHFNSRSTVGIDDFLTFCKEQFKLDIGKRGERKILWNYPVEEEFKGNETRKNFEIRFKRCGFEDFNRFMTQQKEIELWHYLYSVTFAERKKVSQVKDDSNPKFGKTGICNFFNKYFKNENIAPEVLEKLCRDFENYPKFASKYASYSIKALNKILSVMRVGENFLTSRAMSEKWQEKYIDRADTILKKNKEIDWSAEDIDLRNVVLNDVNMRTGEIPFPKGLFNTFKNFESVDNFQFLNLTQASYFVYGRHSELAQAKYWNSPDKIREEITKELKHHSLNNPTAEKVLKETLKVVADIWEIHGNSEEKFFNEIHLEVARELQKSNQEKKDIVERQKNSRAENNRLRNILEEFLSSSSYKAKRGNQDHFERLKIVEDGAKIRSYLEKDFYLNNKDKFSKTDIETILKKTKITKTDFEKYKLWIEQGYKSPYTGNLINLTDLFDGNKYNIDHIFSRAAITNDSLNNKVVCEAVINRFKSHRTGREFIAQFGGKAHTVFDEKLNKNVMFNLIDEDAYVSLVKSQFKDSKKLILLSKDVPKGFTESQLNNTKYIARKAMELLSHIVREDGEVEFRSRNVLPVSGAVTDRLKKEWKINQIWTELLKPRFERLNKIHNSQDFGNYSISKSGHQYFDINIKNILEKNDKFDLKRLDHRHHALDALIIALCTENHVQYFNNINSGITNKKKEKMEAIKKQRAGIKRQIMYSEKDKENPNEKVWRYMLPGSFRKKEALNNEKDSVVDILWTNNYSANESKDYKNIILESLENCIASFKNDFKIVSKSSNKYESYYDEKGDLRLNKAGKPQKELISQNNKNNKHWSVRKPLHKDNPSSRIETGILAKVWYSSMDSLEDIVDEGLRNKAISIFQNIDENEDVLTFQKTKYKEAKELLKMIEKKEQQLKKEKQLSSREDIIKSIEKLKSDYENEYFPFLIFENEKLVEKLNFNEIKYRKYQPLMDLAERKSQAKKIVTLDAMKKKLEKISDAEIKNELLDHLEQSDNDIDIAFSVEGIENFNNKRKEAGKNILKKIPISESGSGKYTVGNKFSNRHKWVEAEQGTNLYFAIYEDKNKIRNFEKIPLRTAINRVINHEEIVPKFNKKGCELLFVLSPNDLIYLPTMEEFTSPNPMPISNLNKYRFFTVNDFSKTIYFSPVNISNSIISKEIDMNYDNKKDKITGSFDTKTASFDGVQIKDFCWKVETNRLGEIIEIINQ